AAGACACTGAGTTATGTCAGGCTATTCAGGACGTAATGAAAGGAATGGCTGATAACCTCGGCGGAGGGGTTTACAAGAAACGCCTTAAGCAGAATCGAGACCGATGCATTATTTTGGCTAAAGGCGGAACGCGCTGGGTATATGCTTACCTGTATGCCAAACAGGACAAGGCGAACATTGATACTCAAGAATTAGCGGATTTTCGGAGGCTTGCGGACCATTATGCTTCGCTTTCCGATCAAAACATCGTAGCGCTACTAAACATCAAAGAACTGTTGGAGATTTGCCATGACTGCCAAAAATAAATTCAAAAGCTCTGCGTTTGAAGCTATCCATAGCGCCGCTTCGGGCATGTTTAAGGCTGGTGTAATTCCGCAGGAAACGATGCGTAGCTTTGATGCGACATGCCTGGAAAATGTAGAAGATCTACAACCTGATGAAATTAAAGGGTTACGTGAGAAACTGAACGTTAGCCAGCCAGTTTTCGCTAAATATCTCAATACCAGTGTTTCAACCATCCAGAAATGGGAAACAGGGATGAAACGTCCTAGTGGGATGTCGTTGAAATTGTTGTTTGTGGTGCAAAAGCATGGATTAGAAATTTTGATGTAATCAATCTACATCATTTTCTCGAAGACAGTGAGTTTTCAATCAAAAAATTATTATTTACCCTACAATAACATCTATAGGTAAATGTTAATTATCCTTTTTTGCACTTAGTAACTTTCAATAATTCATCGTTAACTTTTATTGGCGCTATTTTAACATTGAACCCTAGAGTTTCCAAAGATTTATGAGCATTTTTCAATGTTATTTTTGAGAAAAGCGGGAGTTTTTTAGGAATATCTTTATTTGTCGCTATAGCATAAATAATAGTGTAATTTTTAGTGTCTGGCCTTTCTAAAATATCTTTTATTTTCATATTATCAGGCAAGATCTTGTTGAGCTTTCTTCTAAATTCAGAATCACTCACAAATAACTCAGCTGAGACATAAGCCTGAGAAAAAAGGTGACTCAATGTGCTTGAGCTTCTGTAATATTTTACGTGTATTAGATCCGAACCATCTTTAATAAGGTCGGCGAACTCTATTTTACTCTGGCCTCCTCCATGATAAATGAGGTTTTTGTCAACGTTAAAAAGAGAACTGTCATTTTTTGCAGCTTCAAAATTATATTTATCCTCTCTGTCATGATTATAATCTGGTAAACTATAATCATAAAATGTTAATTTCTCTAACGTCTGGTCAATCTTTTTTAAAAAGTCAACATTTACAGAATACCAAGTGCTATTTCTTAATATAAATAACTCATCGTTATTTTCCACTTCTGCGTAGAGACAATTATACGCACTCCACCATTTATAAGTAGCCTCAGTATCGCTAATTATATAAATTTTTTGCTCTTTTAATGTATCACAACAAAATGGCATACCATTTTTATTAAAATATTCTTTTAACCTGTTAAGAGATAACGTTGGGTATACTCCTTTAGCCTTCTTATAATTTTCAAAGCAATAGCCTATTTGGCTATCCCAATCTATAATTTCCGGTTCACCCAACCAAAAATCTTTATGCTGGTCCTCCGACTTAAGGACTTCATCTAATTCTGAATCAAGAACTGCACATAACTCTTTGTCTTTAACTTTACTAATGTTATCAATCCATTCAAAATTCTTTGGTAACGGGGTTCTAAATTTCAAAAAAGCTTCTGAAAGAACTTTATCTAAGGAAAGTATGTTCTCCGATATGATAACCGTCAAACTATCTCTGCCTGTAACAATATCACCAAATAAAGGTGAATTTGACTTCCCCGTCAAAGTGGAAAGTATTTCCAGCTCTGAGTCAATATTTAAAGATAGTATATCAACTTCCTTCGTACTTTGATTTCTGGTATTGAGAGGGTTATCTTGATAGTTACTTTTATCAAGACTCCTTAGTTTTTCTGGATCCACAGAGTTTAAAGTTACTCTAAGACCAAAATCTCTTTCAATAAGATCTTTTCTTATTTTGTGATGACCACCACCGAAAGGAATCAAAAATATATTATCATCAAGTCGACAAACAATAATTGCAGATTCACTTTGTGACTTTGAAAAATCTTCTAAAGATAGCTCTGATTGTGAGAATAAGATATAATCAATCCATTCAGCATATTTAGCTGGCTTGGATTGATTAATATATAAAGTAGACTCTGTATTTGGGATGTGAATTTTTTTCCCTGATTTCATGTGCTCAAGATCTATAATCTGACTATCTTGAGTAAACCCCTTTTTAACAAGATAAATAGATAATCTACATTTCATAGTTAAGATGGTTTTAAGGTTGAATTACTACATTCTTATACGAATATTTTTTAGAAGTCAACGCAATTGAGATAAATCCTATTTTTTTTGCTCTTCACCACTTTTTTGGACTTTAACGTCAATGAAAAAATCCAAATTACGTTAAAATTTCAAAGCCCTGTGAACTCCAGCCTGTAATCAATTGGCAGTACTTTTAATAATAACGTTCAGAAACTACTTCTACAGTCTTTATGACCATATAAGGGGTGTTTCTGTAAGCATACCTGTTTTAGTTCCACACACTTTTTGAGAGTTCCGGTTTTTCAGCCATCAGCCGGTATTCTTCCGGCGTCAGGTTATTCAGGGATTCATGAGGCCGCTCGCTGTTGTATTCCGTCAGCCAGCGCTCTGTGATTTCCCGTGCTTCATTCAGCGTTCTGAACAGATAAAAATCCAGGATTTCTGTCCGGTACGTCCGGTTAAAGCGTTCGATAAAGGCATTCTGTGTCGGTTTGCCTGGCCTGATAAATTCCAGCATCACGCCATGGTCCTCAGCCCATTGTGCCAGAGCCAGTGATATCAGCTCCGGGCCGTTATCCATCCGCATCTTCAGCGGATATCCACGGTTTGCCACTATCCTGTCCAGCACCCGCACAACCCGCTGCGCCGGGATATTCAGGTCAATTTCTATGGCCAGAGCCTCACGGTTAAAATCATCCACGACGTTGAAAGTCCGAAAACGTCGCCCACATGTCAGCGCGTCGTGCATAAAATCAATCGACCAGCTCTGGTTGAGTGCTTCCGGCGTTGCCAGAGGAGCCGGATTGCGCACCGGAAGACGTTGTTTCCCCTTGCGGCGAAAATTGAGTTTCAGCAGGCAGTAAATCCGGTGAACACGCTTATGATTCCAGGCGTTACCCTGCCTGCGAAGTACCTGAAAA
This is a stretch of genomic DNA from Winslowiella toletana. It encodes these proteins:
- a CDS encoding IS3 family transposase (programmed frameshift); this encodes MRKARFTEHQIIAVLKSVEAGRTVKDVCREAAISEASYYNWKAKYGGMEASDIKKMKDLEDENRRLKQMFADLSLECRALKDVIEKKPLKPAIKRELVSYLTAQFSMSIRQACRTVSLSRTVYFYQPDTRRDEPVILALTELAERYPRYGFKKLFQVLRRQGNAWNHKRVHRIYCLLKLNFRRKGKQRLPVRNPAPLATPEALNQSWSIDFMHDALTCGRRFRTFNVVDDFNREALAIEIDLNIPAQRVVRVLDRIVANRGYPLKMRMDNGPELISLALAQWAEDHGVMLEFIRPGKPTQNAFIERFNRTYRTEILDFYLFRTLNEAREITERWLTEYNSERPHESLNNLTPEEYRLMAEKPELSKSVWN
- a CDS encoding helix-turn-helix domain-containing protein: MTAKNKFKSSAFEAIHSAASGMFKAGVIPQETMRSFDATCLENVEDLQPDEIKGLREKLNVSQPVFAKYLNTSVSTIQKWETGMKRPSGMSLKLLFVVQKHGLEILM
- a CDS encoding TIGR04141 family sporadically distributed protein — translated: MKCRLSIYLVKKGFTQDSQIIDLEHMKSGKKIHIPNTESTLYINQSKPAKYAEWIDYILFSQSELSLEDFSKSQSESAIIVCRLDDNIFLIPFGGGHHKIRKDLIERDFGLRVTLNSVDPEKLRSLDKSNYQDNPLNTRNQSTKEVDILSLNIDSELEILSTLTGKSNSPLFGDIVTGRDSLTVIISENILSLDKVLSEAFLKFRTPLPKNFEWIDNISKVKDKELCAVLDSELDEVLKSEDQHKDFWLGEPEIIDWDSQIGYCFENYKKAKGVYPTLSLNRLKEYFNKNGMPFCCDTLKEQKIYIISDTEATYKWWSAYNCLYAEVENNDELFILRNSTWYSVNVDFLKKIDQTLEKLTFYDYSLPDYNHDREDKYNFEAAKNDSSLFNVDKNLIYHGGGQSKIEFADLIKDGSDLIHVKYYRSSSTLSHLFSQAYVSAELFVSDSEFRRKLNKILPDNMKIKDILERPDTKNYTIIYAIATNKDIPKKLPLFSKITLKNAHKSLETLGFNVKIAPIKVNDELLKVTKCKKG
- a CDS encoding type II toxin-antitoxin system RelE/ParE family toxin — translated: MRVFKTKWFAREAKSHAIKDTELCQAIQDVMKGMADNLGGGVYKKRLKQNRDRCIILAKGGTRWVYAYLYAKQDKANIDTQELADFRRLADHYASLSDQNIVALLNIKELLEICHDCQK